In Trichoderma asperellum chromosome 1, complete sequence, a single window of DNA contains:
- the SNX3 gene encoding Sorting nexin-3 gives MQSMPDTRQQSFDEIYGPPENFLEIEVRNPRTHGMGRSMYTDYEILCRTNIPAFKLRQSSVRRRYSDFEYFRDILERESARVTIPPLPGKVFTNRFSDDVIENRRAGLEKFLKIVVGHPLLQTGSKVLAAFVQDPNWDRNAW, from the exons ATGCAGTCCATGCCAGACACGCGGCAGCAGAGCTTTGACGAGATTTATGGGCCACCAGAGAACTTTCTCGAGATAGAG GTACGGAATCCTCGAACACACGGCATGGGACGCTCCATGTACACCGACTACGAGATCCTCTGCCGCACCAACATTCCCGCCTTCAAGCTCCGCCAGAGCAGCGTGCGCAGGCGATATTCCGACTTTGAGTACTTTCGTGACATCCTCGAGCGCGAAAGTGCCCGCGTGACGATCCCCCCTCTGCCCGGCAAGGTCTTCACCAACCGCTTCAGCGACGATGTCATTGAGAACCGAcgggctgggctggagaAGTTTCTGAAGATTGTCGTCGGGCACCCGCTGCTGCAGACTGGGAGCAAGGTGTTGGCGGCGTTTGTTCAGG ACCCCAACTGGGATCGTAATGCGTGGTGA
- a CDS encoding uncharacterized protein (BUSCO:EOG092D430X) encodes MAAEAANGGATNALDDIKAPAGVVLPPREIRNILEKTAGYVARNGSVFEDRIREKERQNPKFSFLSPDDAYHAYYQWRLSEIRAGRGTDIAAGRVGESITPVPEKPKGPPKPPDFQFCARMPHINQKDLDVIRLTALFVAKNGRQFMTQLAQRETGNPQFQFLIPNHTFHNFFQHIVDQYTLLLRASGLDGEGGKLQEEQTAELELNIKDKFHVLKRARERAEYLKFQETERKNKEAEEEMEKAEFARIDWGDFVIVETITFSDEDDNTNLPPPTTLGELQYASLEDRNKASISANLRIEEAMPGEEDLVQNGAAEATRPSSFPLPVHTGYAPQQQQAQTPQHVPSPVPVYGAAAQQPQPSAQEEEELRRIQERSAAQARMQQAQSEARGGLGPMKIRENYVPRAAQKAASKQGTQMALCPNCKQQIPLNELEAHMRIELLDPSWKEQKAKAESRYATSNMSHVDVANNLKRLASQRSDVFDPATGNALSEDEQARRKKAAVQTFDGHLEGKSQAHLNHLQNVNVDEQIRAIHQKFATKK; translated from the exons ATGGCTGCGGAAGCGGCGAATGGAGGTGCGACAAACGCGCTCGACGACATCAAAGCTCCTGCTGGCGTCGTGCTGCCGCCACGCGAGATTCGAAACATCCTCGAAAAGACGGCCGGATATGTCGCGCGCAACGGTTCCGTCTTTGAAGACCGCATCAGAGAAAAGGAACGCCAGAATCCCAAGTTCAGTTTCCTGAGTCCCGACGATGCCTATCACGCCTACTACCAGTGGCGGCTGAGCGAGATCAGAGCTGGTCGCGGCACCGATATTGCGGCCGGCCGAGTTGGCGAAAGCATTACGCCGGTTCCCGAGAAGCCCAAGGGCCCGCCAAAGCCCCCCGATTTCCAATTCTGCGCTCGAATGCCTCACATCAACCAGAAGGACTTGGATGTCATAAGACTGACGGCCCTTTTTGTTGCCAAGAATGGACGGCAGTTCATGACGCAGCTGGCGCAGCGCGAAACCGGCAACCCCCAGTTCCAATTCTTAATCCCCAACCACACGTTCCACAACTTCTTCCAACACATAGTCGATCAGTACACACTGCTTTTGCGGGCGAGCGGACTCGACGGCGAGGGCGGCAAGCTACAAGAGGAGCAAACCGCGGAGCTAGAGCTGAACATCAAGGACAAGTTTCACGTGCTGAAACGAGCAAGGGAAAGGGCCGAGTATCTCAAATTTCAGGAGACTGAGAGAAAGAACAAGGAAGCtgaggaagagatggaaaaggCCGAGTTTGCCCGCATCGATTGGGGAGACTTTGTCATTGTCGAGACCATTACGTTTTCGGACGAAGACGACAACACCAATCTCCCTCCACCCACCACTCTGGGTGAGCTGCAGTACGCTTCGTTGGAAGACAGGAATAAGGCATCCATCAGCGCCAACTTGCGGATCGAGGAAGCCATGCCGGGCGAAGAGGATCTTGTGCAGAACggagctgctgaagcaaCTCGGCCATCCTCCTTTCCCCTTCCCGTGCACACCGGTTAcgcaccgcagcagcagcaagcacaaACACCACAGCATGTGCCTTCACCAGTACCGGTTTACGGTGCCGCAGCACAGCAACCACAGCCGTCTGcccaggaagaggaagagctgcGGAGAATCCAAGAGAGGTCTGCAGCACAAGCTCGTATGCAGCAGGCACAATCAGAGGCCAGGGGCGGTCTTGGCCCAATGAAGATTCGGGAAAACTACGTGCCTCGAGCAGCACAAAAGGcggcaagcaagcaaggcaCGCAGATGGCGCTGTGTCCCAACTGCAAGCAGCAGATTCCCCTAAACGAGCTTGAAGCGCACATGAGAA tcGAGCTTCTGGATCCTAGCTGGAAGGAgcaaaaagccaaagccgaATCGCGCTATGCAACATCCAACATGTCTCATGTCGACGTTGCCAACAACTTGAAGCGACTTGCCAGCCAGCGAAGCGACGTCTTTGACCCCGCAACAGGAAACGCCCTCTCAGAAGACGAACAAGCCAGGCGGAAGAAGGCGGCTGTTCAAACTTTTGACGGTCATCTGGAGGGCAAGAGCCAGGCTCATCTTAACCATCTTCAGAATGTCAATGTCGATGAGCAGATCCGCGCAATCCATCAAAAATTTGCAACCAAGAAGTAA